One Trachemys scripta elegans isolate TJP31775 chromosome 4, CAS_Tse_1.0, whole genome shotgun sequence genomic region harbors:
- the LRRC10B gene encoding leucine-rich repeat-containing protein 10B, whose product MRMGSAGSSGREERLPSGAEEQLNGGDQTLELTGRHLKRLPGPVCALGSLQKLYISGTGLRELPEEIDGLRELRILALDFNKLEEVPEALCRLPRLTRLYLGSNRLFGLPAEFAQLQTLRCLWIENNYLYHFPRALLQMPALQSLQMGDNRLRALPGSLPRMTGLRGLWLYGNRFEEFPQPLLRMSQLHILDLDRNKIIDFPDLAHLKGLRLFSYDHNPVKAPPCVADTVTLVGDGAQELMEAREERLQSLREQEEQDEQEENGSEAMQGILRNDSSLLEDAEGSFSALECSPEET is encoded by the coding sequence ATGAGAATGGGCAGCGCAGGGTCCTCAGGCAGGGAGGAGCGGCTGCCATCGGGTGCGGAGGAGCAGCTGAATGGTGGGGATCAGACACTGGAGCTGACCGGGCGGCACCTGAAGCGGCTGCCAGGCCCAGTGTGTGCCCTGGGCAGCCTGCAGAAGCTCTACATCAGTGGCACTGGGTTGCGGGAGCTGCCCGAGGAGATCGACGGACTGCGGGAGCTGCGCATCCTGGCACTGGACTTCAACAAGCTGGAGGAGGTACCTGAGGCATTATGCCGCCTGCCCCGTCTCACCCGCCTCTACCTGGGCAGCAACCGCCTCTTTGGCCTCCCTGCAGAATTTGCCCAGCTCCAGACTCTGCGCTGCTTGTGGATTGAGAACAACTACCTGTACCATTTTCCTCGGGCCTTGCTCCAGATGCCTGCACTGCAGTCCTTGCAGATGGGTGACAATCGACTCCGAGCACTGCCGGGCAGTCTGCCGCGTATGACTGGCCTCCGGGGACTCTGGCTTTATGGGAATCGCTTTGAGGAGttcccacagcccctgctccgcATGTCCCAGCTCCATATCCTTGACCTGGACCGCAACAAGATCATCGACTTCCCAGACCTGGCCCACCTGAAGGGGTTACGGCTCTTTTCCTATGACCATAATCCAGTTAAAGCACCACCCTGTGTGGCTGACACTGTCACCCTTGTGGGCGATGGGGCCCAGGAgctgatggaggccagggaggaaCGTCTCCAGAGCCTGCGGGAGCAGGAGGAGCAGGATGAACAGGAGGAGAATGGCTCAGAAGCCATGCAGGGCATCCTGAGGAATGACTCCTCTCTGCTAGAGGATGCTGAAGGCAGTTTCTCTGCCCTGGAATGCTCCCCAGAAGAAACATGA